The proteins below are encoded in one region of Alosa sapidissima isolate fAloSap1 chromosome 24, fAloSap1.pri, whole genome shotgun sequence:
- the myocd gene encoding myocardin isoform X12, with amino-acid sequence MPSIMTLLGSEHSILIRSKFRSVNHGKFPKQEDSYAFEEDSSSESLSPDQPLSDESQGSACPLSETKGNASPSSSSSLTSPPQGSHSSDAVNHGQEESALESNNKQSTPPIPVPAIVKPPKTSDKNRHKKPKDIKPKVKKLKYHQYIPPDQKAEKSPPPMDSAYARLLQQQQLFLQLQILSQQKHHQQHHQQHAQCPQQQQHQHQHQPQQHQSQSFSYQPLHQQQGNSEQLSTCSSSAPTSTVSSSSSSPVKTTYCSPTTVNPVKPGPLPPNLDDLKVSELRQQLRIRGLPVSGTKTALIERLRPFRDPSSGSPSQPGDITTVTFPVTPTGSLSSYQSPSSSSAMSHGGGYYPFCSTSSTPPISPASSDLSVSGSLPDSFSDVTMSSPQFGLQASPGHLSADEGLAVGLGGGGNNGNGCHGIGSGGAGGGKGGSGLDAEKDKMLVEKQKVIEELTWKLHQEQRQVEELRMQLHKRKRAHGMQDQTPPPPPPPQTAGQPPLPQGPSTPLGPHHNQQQPPHGLNLHAPPNPNQMQHFYPNVSVKQEHVASSCPLASKAMKNGSGAGGGNNNNNSSSSCMEGIGHCGMMGAPPRCPEAPPSRSPSGLSAFLSPQCSPQDSPGAKTSGSPQPNSLSSSPSHTYMVHPHAIVRDGCAHAQASTRPRNMQIQQKNVGQSVSCPYPPDQRVLQGIYSSPTEVGLNERASKAKSPHMQPKMAVMHSPRHPGPKCPITSTAFCSSEPAAASKIKQPPCYEDAVKQQLTRSQQMDEILDVLIESGEMPANAKDERSCVTKVVPHLTVSAGSASGIAVHKFHRHYGGHMSPSQMPFEHGVSHGDCHLEALLSSSMGRQGDIVLLKIGSEEGQGEEAGDGGGGFAGSHQDDKMLGNRDMMDTPLSPMATKVSPVPTDGQGLGMTFAESPWETMEWLDLTPPSSATAFNTMPPTGPSIFNTEFLDVTDINLNSAMDLHLEHW; translated from the exons TGAACCATGGGAAGTTCCCCAAGCAGGAGGACTCGTACGCCTTCGAGGAGGACAGCAGCAGCGAGAGCCTGTCCCCCGACCAGCCCCTCAGTGACGAGTCCCAGGGCTCGGCCTGTCCGCTCTCCGAGACCAAGGGCAACGCGTCCccctcgtcctcgtcctcccTCACCAGCCCGCCACAG GGATCCCACAGTAGCGATGCTGTCAATCATGGCCAAGAGGAGAGTGCTCTAGAATCAAACAACAAACAATCTACACCCCCAATTCCCGTCCCTGCCATAGTGAAG CCTCCCAAGACTTCAGACAAGAACCGCCACAAGAAGCCCAAAGACATCAAGCCCAAAGTGAAGAAGCTGAAGTACCACCAGTACATCCCGCCGGACCAGAAGGCGGAGAAGTCCCCTCCGCCCATGGACTCGGCCTACGCCCGTctgctccagcagcagcagctcttcCTGCAGCTGCAGATCCTCAGCCAGCAGaagcaccaccagcagcaccatcAGCAGCACGCCCAGTGCCcccagcaacagcagcatcagcaccagcaccagccacAGCAGCACCAATCCCAGAGCTTCAGCTACCAGCCTTTGCACCAGCAGCAAGGCAACAG TGAGCAGCTGTCGACGTGTAGCTCTAGCGCCCCCACCAGTACAGTGAGCAGCTCGTCTTCGTCTCCAGTAAAGACCACCTACTGCAGCCCCACCACCGTCAACCCTGTCAAGCCCGGTCCGCTGCCGCCCAATCTGGATGACCTCAAA GTGTCTGAACTGAGGCAGCAGCTGAGAATCCGGGGTCTCCCCGTGTCAGGGACCAAGACCGCCCTCATCGAGAGGCTCCGGCCCTTCCGAGACCCCAGCTCTGGTTCGCCCTCGCAGCCCGGCGACATCACCACGGTGACCTTCCCCGTGACGCCCACCGGGTCGCTGTCCTCCTACCAGTCGCCAAGTTCGTCCAGCGCTATGTCGCACGGCGGCGGCTACTACCCGTtctgcagcaccagctccaCGCCGCCCATCTCGCCCGCCTCGTCCGACCTGTCGGTGAGCGGCTCTCTGCCGGACAGCTTCAGCGACGTCACCATGTCCTCGCCGCAGTTCGGCCTCCAGGCGTCTCCTGGCCATCTGAGCGCCGACGAGGGTTTGGCAGTCGGCCTCGGAGGAGGAGGAAACAACGGTAACGGTTGTCATGGCATTGgcagtggtggtgctggtgggggTAAGGGAGGGTCGGGGCTAGACGCTGAGAAGGACAAGATGCTGGTGGAGAAGCAGAAGGTGATCGAGGAGCTCACCTGGAAGCTGCACCAGGAGCAGCGGCAGGTGGAGGAGCTGCGCATGCAGCTGCACAAGCGCAAGCGCGCCCACGGCATGCAGGACcagacccctcctcctcctcctcctccgcagaCAGCCGGGCAGCCTCCGCTGCCCCAGGGCCCGAGCACCCCACTGGGCCCCCATCACAACCAGCAGCAGCCGCCGCACGGCCTAAACCTGCacgccccccccaaccccaaccagATGCAGCACTTCTACCCCAACGTGTCCGTCAAACAGGAGCACGTGGCCTCCAGCTGCCCCCTGGCCTCCAAGGCTATGAAGAATGGCAGTGGCGCCGGCgggggcaacaacaacaacaacagcagcagcagctgcatgGAGGGCATTGGGCACTGTGGCATGATGGGAGCGCCGCCTCGCTGTCCAGAGGCGCCGCCCTCCCGGAGCCCCTCAGGCCTGTCCGCCTTCCTCAGCCCGCAGTGTTCACCTCAGGATTCGCCGGGCGCCAAGACGTCTGGCAGCCCCCAGCCTAACAGCCTGTCCTCGTCACCCAGCCACACGTACATGGTGCACCCCCACGCCATTGTCAGGGATGGCTGTGCCCACGCCCAGGCAAGCACCAGGCCGCGCAACATGCAG ATCCAGCAGAAGAATGTCGGTCAGTCTGTAAGCTGTCCCTACCCCCCTGACCAGAGGGTTCTGCAGGGCATATACTCCAGTCCCACTGAGGTGGGTCTCAATGAAAGAGCCTCCAAAGCCAAGAGTCCCCACATGCAACCCAAG ATGGCAGTAATGCACTCTCCCCGGCACCCTGGCCCCAAGTGCCCCATCACCTCCACTGCCTTCTGTAGCTCAGAGCCCGCTGCTGCATCCAAGATTAAACAGCCCCCCTGCTATGAGGATGCAGTAAAGCAG CAACTGACTCGAAGTCAACAGATGGACGAGATTCTGGACGTACTCATTGAAAGTGGAG AAATGCCGGCTAACGCCAAGGACGAGAGGTCCTGTGTAACCAAAGTTGTGCCTCACCTTACAGTGTCAGCGGGCAGTGCCAGTGGCATCGCCGTGCACAAGTTCCACAGACACTATGGCGGCCACATGTCGCCTTCCCAGATGCCCTTTGAGCACGGCGTGAGCCACGGGGACTGCCACCTGGAGGCGCTGTTGAGCAGTTCCATGGGCCGGCAGGGCGACATCGTCCTGCTTAAGATCGGCAGCGAGGAGGGCCAGGGGGAGGAGGCGGGCGACGGCGGCGGAGGCTTTGCCGGCTCTCACCAAGACGACAAGATGCTCGGCAACCGCGACATGATGGACACCCCGTTGTCGCCGATGGCCACGAAGGTATCGCCCGTCCCCACAGATGGCCAGGGACTTGGGATGACGTTCGCTGAATCGCCGTGGGAGACCATGGAATGGCTGGATCTGACTCCACCTAGCTCGGCGACGGCTTTTAACACCATGCCTCCGACTGGGCCGAGCATCTTCAACACAGAGTTCCTGGACGTGACCGACATCAACTTGAACTCAGCAATGGACTTGCACCTGGAGCACTGGTAA
- the myocd gene encoding myocardin isoform X10, whose translation MPSIMTLLGSEHSILIRSKFRSVLQLRLQQRRTREQLADQGIMPLNHGKFPKQEDSYAFEEDSSSESLSPDQPLSDESQGSACPLSETKGNASPSSSSSLTSPPQGSHSSDAVNHGQEESALESNNKQSTPPIPVPAIVKPPKTSDKNRHKKPKDIKPKVKKLKYHQYIPPDQKAEKSPPPMDSAYARLLQQQQLFLQLQILSQQKHHQQHHQQHAQCPQQQQHQHQHQPQQHQSQSFSYQPLHQQQGNSEQLSTCSSSAPTSTVSSSSSSPVKTTYCSPTTVNPVKPGPLPPNLDDLKVSELRQQLRIRGLPVSGTKTALIERLRPFRDPSSGSPSQPGDITTVTFPVTPTGSLSSYQSPSSSSAMSHGGGYYPFCSTSSTPPISPASSDLSVSGSLPDSFSDVTMSSPQFGLQASPGHLSADEGLAVGLGGGGNNGNGCHGIGSGGAGGGKGGSGLDAEKDKMLVEKQKVIEELTWKLHQEQRQVEELRMQLHKRKRAHGMQDQTPPPPPPPQTAGQPPLPQGPSTPLGPHHNQQQPPHGLNLHAPPNPNQMQHFYPNVSVKQEHVASSCPLASKAMKNGSGAGGGNNNNNSSSSCMEGIGHCGMMGAPPRCPEAPPSRSPSGLSAFLSPQCSPQDSPGAKTSGSPQPNSLSSSPSHTYMVHPHAIVRDGCAHAQASTRPRNMQIQQKNVGQSVSCPYPPDQRVLQGIYSSPTEVGLNERASKAKSPHMQPKMAVMHSPRHPGPKCPITSTAFCSSEPAAASKIKQPPCYEDAVKQQLTRSQQMDEILDVLIESGEMPANAKDERSCVTKVVPHLTVSAGSASGIAVHKFHRHYGGHMSPSQMPFEHGVSHGDCHLEALLSSSMGRQGDIVLLKIGSEEGQGEEAGDGGGGFAGSHQDDKMLGNRDMMDTPLSPMATKVSPVPTDGQGLGMTFAESPWETMEWLDLTPPSSATAFNTMPPTGPSIFNTEFLDVTDINLNSAMDLHLEHW comes from the exons TCTTGCAGTTGAGGCTCCAGCAGAGGAGGACCCGGGAACAGCTGGCAGACCAGGGCATCATGCCTC TGAACCATGGGAAGTTCCCCAAGCAGGAGGACTCGTACGCCTTCGAGGAGGACAGCAGCAGCGAGAGCCTGTCCCCCGACCAGCCCCTCAGTGACGAGTCCCAGGGCTCGGCCTGTCCGCTCTCCGAGACCAAGGGCAACGCGTCCccctcgtcctcgtcctcccTCACCAGCCCGCCACAG GGATCCCACAGTAGCGATGCTGTCAATCATGGCCAAGAGGAGAGTGCTCTAGAATCAAACAACAAACAATCTACACCCCCAATTCCCGTCCCTGCCATAGTGAAG CCTCCCAAGACTTCAGACAAGAACCGCCACAAGAAGCCCAAAGACATCAAGCCCAAAGTGAAGAAGCTGAAGTACCACCAGTACATCCCGCCGGACCAGAAGGCGGAGAAGTCCCCTCCGCCCATGGACTCGGCCTACGCCCGTctgctccagcagcagcagctcttcCTGCAGCTGCAGATCCTCAGCCAGCAGaagcaccaccagcagcaccatcAGCAGCACGCCCAGTGCCcccagcaacagcagcatcagcaccagcaccagccacAGCAGCACCAATCCCAGAGCTTCAGCTACCAGCCTTTGCACCAGCAGCAAGGCAACAG TGAGCAGCTGTCGACGTGTAGCTCTAGCGCCCCCACCAGTACAGTGAGCAGCTCGTCTTCGTCTCCAGTAAAGACCACCTACTGCAGCCCCACCACCGTCAACCCTGTCAAGCCCGGTCCGCTGCCGCCCAATCTGGATGACCTCAAA GTGTCTGAACTGAGGCAGCAGCTGAGAATCCGGGGTCTCCCCGTGTCAGGGACCAAGACCGCCCTCATCGAGAGGCTCCGGCCCTTCCGAGACCCCAGCTCTGGTTCGCCCTCGCAGCCCGGCGACATCACCACGGTGACCTTCCCCGTGACGCCCACCGGGTCGCTGTCCTCCTACCAGTCGCCAAGTTCGTCCAGCGCTATGTCGCACGGCGGCGGCTACTACCCGTtctgcagcaccagctccaCGCCGCCCATCTCGCCCGCCTCGTCCGACCTGTCGGTGAGCGGCTCTCTGCCGGACAGCTTCAGCGACGTCACCATGTCCTCGCCGCAGTTCGGCCTCCAGGCGTCTCCTGGCCATCTGAGCGCCGACGAGGGTTTGGCAGTCGGCCTCGGAGGAGGAGGAAACAACGGTAACGGTTGTCATGGCATTGgcagtggtggtgctggtgggggTAAGGGAGGGTCGGGGCTAGACGCTGAGAAGGACAAGATGCTGGTGGAGAAGCAGAAGGTGATCGAGGAGCTCACCTGGAAGCTGCACCAGGAGCAGCGGCAGGTGGAGGAGCTGCGCATGCAGCTGCACAAGCGCAAGCGCGCCCACGGCATGCAGGACcagacccctcctcctcctcctcctccgcagaCAGCCGGGCAGCCTCCGCTGCCCCAGGGCCCGAGCACCCCACTGGGCCCCCATCACAACCAGCAGCAGCCGCCGCACGGCCTAAACCTGCacgccccccccaaccccaaccagATGCAGCACTTCTACCCCAACGTGTCCGTCAAACAGGAGCACGTGGCCTCCAGCTGCCCCCTGGCCTCCAAGGCTATGAAGAATGGCAGTGGCGCCGGCgggggcaacaacaacaacaacagcagcagcagctgcatgGAGGGCATTGGGCACTGTGGCATGATGGGAGCGCCGCCTCGCTGTCCAGAGGCGCCGCCCTCCCGGAGCCCCTCAGGCCTGTCCGCCTTCCTCAGCCCGCAGTGTTCACCTCAGGATTCGCCGGGCGCCAAGACGTCTGGCAGCCCCCAGCCTAACAGCCTGTCCTCGTCACCCAGCCACACGTACATGGTGCACCCCCACGCCATTGTCAGGGATGGCTGTGCCCACGCCCAGGCAAGCACCAGGCCGCGCAACATGCAG ATCCAGCAGAAGAATGTCGGTCAGTCTGTAAGCTGTCCCTACCCCCCTGACCAGAGGGTTCTGCAGGGCATATACTCCAGTCCCACTGAGGTGGGTCTCAATGAAAGAGCCTCCAAAGCCAAGAGTCCCCACATGCAACCCAAG ATGGCAGTAATGCACTCTCCCCGGCACCCTGGCCCCAAGTGCCCCATCACCTCCACTGCCTTCTGTAGCTCAGAGCCCGCTGCTGCATCCAAGATTAAACAGCCCCCCTGCTATGAGGATGCAGTAAAGCAG CAACTGACTCGAAGTCAACAGATGGACGAGATTCTGGACGTACTCATTGAAAGTGGAG AAATGCCGGCTAACGCCAAGGACGAGAGGTCCTGTGTAACCAAAGTTGTGCCTCACCTTACAGTGTCAGCGGGCAGTGCCAGTGGCATCGCCGTGCACAAGTTCCACAGACACTATGGCGGCCACATGTCGCCTTCCCAGATGCCCTTTGAGCACGGCGTGAGCCACGGGGACTGCCACCTGGAGGCGCTGTTGAGCAGTTCCATGGGCCGGCAGGGCGACATCGTCCTGCTTAAGATCGGCAGCGAGGAGGGCCAGGGGGAGGAGGCGGGCGACGGCGGCGGAGGCTTTGCCGGCTCTCACCAAGACGACAAGATGCTCGGCAACCGCGACATGATGGACACCCCGTTGTCGCCGATGGCCACGAAGGTATCGCCCGTCCCCACAGATGGCCAGGGACTTGGGATGACGTTCGCTGAATCGCCGTGGGAGACCATGGAATGGCTGGATCTGACTCCACCTAGCTCGGCGACGGCTTTTAACACCATGCCTCCGACTGGGCCGAGCATCTTCAACACAGAGTTCCTGGACGTGACCGACATCAACTTGAACTCAGCAATGGACTTGCACCTGGAGCACTGGTAA
- the myocd gene encoding myocardin isoform X6, translated as MNVRTTEKSPEHTFPKPHHASEDTSNSVLRAPMRRSNQRESKNVLQLRLQQRRTREQLADQGIMPPLKSPAAFHEQRKSLERSKTGDYLKHKIRNRPEKSDLVKMRILPDSAASEGSATHRETPTKLKRARLADDLNEKIALRPGPLELVEKNIIPADSTVKEAAMRVNHGKFPKQEDSYAFEEDSSSESLSPDQPLSDESQGSACPLSETKGNASPSSSSSLTSPPQGSHSSDAVNHGQEESALESNNKQSTPPIPVPAIVKPPKTSDKNRHKKPKDIKPKVKKLKYHQYIPPDQKAEKSPPPMDSAYARLLQQQQLFLQLQILSQQKHHQQHHQQHAQCPQQQQHQHQHQPQQHQSQSFSYQPLHQQQGNSEQLSTCSSSAPTSTVSSSSSSPVKTTYCSPTTVNPVKPGPLPPNLDDLKVSELRQQLRIRGLPVSGTKTALIERLRPFRDPSSGSPSQPGDITTVTFPVTPTGSLSSYQSPSSSSAMSHGGGYYPFCSTSSTPPISPASSDLSVSGSLPDSFSDVTMSSPQFGLQASPGHLSADEGLAVGLGGGGNNGNGCHGIGSGGAGGGKGGSGLDAEKDKMLVEKQKVIEELTWKLHQEQRQVEELRMQLHKRKRAHGMQDQTPPPPPPPQTAGQPPLPQGPSTPLGPHHNQQQPPHGLNLHAPPNPNQMQHFYPNVSVKQEHVASSCPLASKAMKNGSGAGGGNNNNNSSSSCMEGIGHCGMMGAPPRCPEAPPSRSPSGLSAFLSPQCSPQDSPGAKTSGSPQPNSLSSSPSHTYMVHPHAIVRDGCAHAQASTRPRNMQIQQKNVGQSVSCPYPPDQRVLQGIYSSPTEVGLNERASKAKSPHMQPKQLTRSQQMDEILDVLIESGEMPANAKDERSCVTKVVPHLTVSAGSASGIAVHKFHRHYGGHMSPSQMPFEHGVSHGDCHLEALLSSSMGRQGDIVLLKIGSEEGQGEEAGDGGGGFAGSHQDDKMLGNRDMMDTPLSPMATKVSPVPTDGQGLGMTFAESPWETMEWLDLTPPSSATAFNTMPPTGPSIFNTEFLDVTDINLNSAMDLHLEHW; from the exons TCTTGCAGTTGAGGCTCCAGCAGAGGAGGACCCGGGAACAGCTGGCAGACCAGGGCATCATGCCTC CCTTGAAGAGCCCAGCTGCATTCCATGAACAGAGGAAAAGTCTTGAGCGCTCCAAG ACTGGGGATTACTTAAAACATAAAATCAGAAATAGACCAGAGAAATCAGACTTGGTCAAGATGCGTATATTACCAG ATTCGGCAGCCAGCGAGGGCTCGGCCACGCACCGTGAAACTCCGACAAAACTAAAACGAGCCCGGCTCGCTGACGACCTTAATGAGAAAATTGCTCTCCGCCCGGGTCCCCTGGAGCTGGTCGAAAAGAATATCATTCCTGCTGACTCAACCGTTAAAGAAGCAGCCATGAGAG TGAACCATGGGAAGTTCCCCAAGCAGGAGGACTCGTACGCCTTCGAGGAGGACAGCAGCAGCGAGAGCCTGTCCCCCGACCAGCCCCTCAGTGACGAGTCCCAGGGCTCGGCCTGTCCGCTCTCCGAGACCAAGGGCAACGCGTCCccctcgtcctcgtcctcccTCACCAGCCCGCCACAG GGATCCCACAGTAGCGATGCTGTCAATCATGGCCAAGAGGAGAGTGCTCTAGAATCAAACAACAAACAATCTACACCCCCAATTCCCGTCCCTGCCATAGTGAAG CCTCCCAAGACTTCAGACAAGAACCGCCACAAGAAGCCCAAAGACATCAAGCCCAAAGTGAAGAAGCTGAAGTACCACCAGTACATCCCGCCGGACCAGAAGGCGGAGAAGTCCCCTCCGCCCATGGACTCGGCCTACGCCCGTctgctccagcagcagcagctcttcCTGCAGCTGCAGATCCTCAGCCAGCAGaagcaccaccagcagcaccatcAGCAGCACGCCCAGTGCCcccagcaacagcagcatcagcaccagcaccagccacAGCAGCACCAATCCCAGAGCTTCAGCTACCAGCCTTTGCACCAGCAGCAAGGCAACAG TGAGCAGCTGTCGACGTGTAGCTCTAGCGCCCCCACCAGTACAGTGAGCAGCTCGTCTTCGTCTCCAGTAAAGACCACCTACTGCAGCCCCACCACCGTCAACCCTGTCAAGCCCGGTCCGCTGCCGCCCAATCTGGATGACCTCAAA GTGTCTGAACTGAGGCAGCAGCTGAGAATCCGGGGTCTCCCCGTGTCAGGGACCAAGACCGCCCTCATCGAGAGGCTCCGGCCCTTCCGAGACCCCAGCTCTGGTTCGCCCTCGCAGCCCGGCGACATCACCACGGTGACCTTCCCCGTGACGCCCACCGGGTCGCTGTCCTCCTACCAGTCGCCAAGTTCGTCCAGCGCTATGTCGCACGGCGGCGGCTACTACCCGTtctgcagcaccagctccaCGCCGCCCATCTCGCCCGCCTCGTCCGACCTGTCGGTGAGCGGCTCTCTGCCGGACAGCTTCAGCGACGTCACCATGTCCTCGCCGCAGTTCGGCCTCCAGGCGTCTCCTGGCCATCTGAGCGCCGACGAGGGTTTGGCAGTCGGCCTCGGAGGAGGAGGAAACAACGGTAACGGTTGTCATGGCATTGgcagtggtggtgctggtgggggTAAGGGAGGGTCGGGGCTAGACGCTGAGAAGGACAAGATGCTGGTGGAGAAGCAGAAGGTGATCGAGGAGCTCACCTGGAAGCTGCACCAGGAGCAGCGGCAGGTGGAGGAGCTGCGCATGCAGCTGCACAAGCGCAAGCGCGCCCACGGCATGCAGGACcagacccctcctcctcctcctcctccgcagaCAGCCGGGCAGCCTCCGCTGCCCCAGGGCCCGAGCACCCCACTGGGCCCCCATCACAACCAGCAGCAGCCGCCGCACGGCCTAAACCTGCacgccccccccaaccccaaccagATGCAGCACTTCTACCCCAACGTGTCCGTCAAACAGGAGCACGTGGCCTCCAGCTGCCCCCTGGCCTCCAAGGCTATGAAGAATGGCAGTGGCGCCGGCgggggcaacaacaacaacaacagcagcagcagctgcatgGAGGGCATTGGGCACTGTGGCATGATGGGAGCGCCGCCTCGCTGTCCAGAGGCGCCGCCCTCCCGGAGCCCCTCAGGCCTGTCCGCCTTCCTCAGCCCGCAGTGTTCACCTCAGGATTCGCCGGGCGCCAAGACGTCTGGCAGCCCCCAGCCTAACAGCCTGTCCTCGTCACCCAGCCACACGTACATGGTGCACCCCCACGCCATTGTCAGGGATGGCTGTGCCCACGCCCAGGCAAGCACCAGGCCGCGCAACATGCAG ATCCAGCAGAAGAATGTCGGTCAGTCTGTAAGCTGTCCCTACCCCCCTGACCAGAGGGTTCTGCAGGGCATATACTCCAGTCCCACTGAGGTGGGTCTCAATGAAAGAGCCTCCAAAGCCAAGAGTCCCCACATGCAACCCAAG CAACTGACTCGAAGTCAACAGATGGACGAGATTCTGGACGTACTCATTGAAAGTGGAG AAATGCCGGCTAACGCCAAGGACGAGAGGTCCTGTGTAACCAAAGTTGTGCCTCACCTTACAGTGTCAGCGGGCAGTGCCAGTGGCATCGCCGTGCACAAGTTCCACAGACACTATGGCGGCCACATGTCGCCTTCCCAGATGCCCTTTGAGCACGGCGTGAGCCACGGGGACTGCCACCTGGAGGCGCTGTTGAGCAGTTCCATGGGCCGGCAGGGCGACATCGTCCTGCTTAAGATCGGCAGCGAGGAGGGCCAGGGGGAGGAGGCGGGCGACGGCGGCGGAGGCTTTGCCGGCTCTCACCAAGACGACAAGATGCTCGGCAACCGCGACATGATGGACACCCCGTTGTCGCCGATGGCCACGAAGGTATCGCCCGTCCCCACAGATGGCCAGGGACTTGGGATGACGTTCGCTGAATCGCCGTGGGAGACCATGGAATGGCTGGATCTGACTCCACCTAGCTCGGCGACGGCTTTTAACACCATGCCTCCGACTGGGCCGAGCATCTTCAACACAGAGTTCCTGGACGTGACCGACATCAACTTGAACTCAGCAATGGACTTGCACCTGGAGCACTGGTAA